A stretch of Mesoplodon densirostris isolate mMesDen1 chromosome 7, mMesDen1 primary haplotype, whole genome shotgun sequence DNA encodes these proteins:
- the LOC132494055 gene encoding olfactory receptor 226 gives MERKNQSGRVSESVLPGFPAPVPLRALFALSLLTYVLVLTENTLIIMAIRYHPSLHKPMYFFLANMSFLEIWYITVTIPKMLAGFVGSKQGHGQLISFEGCMTQLYFFLGLGCTECVLLAVMAYDCYVALCHPLHYLVIVSGWLCVQLVAGSWAGGFGISMVKVFLISHLSYCGPNIINHFFCDVSPLLNFSCTDMSTAELTDFVLAIFILLGPLSVTRASYMAITSAVMCIPSAAGRHKAFSTCASHLTVVVFFYAASTFISACPKATSAFDTNKLVSVLYAVLVPLLNPIIYCLRNQEVKRALRRTLHLYQGRDTKPGKASRVG, from the coding sequence ATGGAGAGGAAGAACCAGAGTGGGAGAGTGAGTGAGTCTGTGTTGCCGGGCTTCCCAGCTCCTGTGCCACTGCGGGCACTATTTGCCCTTTCTCTGCTGACCTATGTGTTGGTGCTGACTGAGAACACACTCATCATTATGGCAATCAGGTACCACCCCAGCCTCCACAAACCCATGTACTTCTTTCTGGCTAACATGTCCTTCCTGGAGATTTGGTACATTACCGTCACTATTCCCAAGATGCTAGCTGGCTTTGTTGGGTCCAAACAGGGCCACGGGCAGCTAATCTCCTTTGAAGGCTGCATGACGCAGCTCTACTTTTTCCTGGGCCTGGGATGCACTGAGTGTGTCCTCCTCGCAGTTATGGCTTATGATTGTTACGTGGCCCTCTGCCATCCTCTCCACTACCTTGTCATTGTCAGTGGCTGGCTGTGTGTGCAGCTGGTAGCTGGCTCCTGGGCTGGAGGTTTTGGCATCTCCATGGTCAaagtttttctcatttctcaccTCTCTTACTGTGGCCCCAACATCATCAACCACTTTTTCTGTGATGTCTCCCCATTGCTCAACTTTTCATGCACTGACATGTCCACAGCAGAGCTTACAGACTTTGTCCTGGCTATTTTTATACTGCTGGGGCCACTCTCTGTCACCAGGGCCTCCTATATGGCCATCACCAGTGCTGTGATGTGCATTCCCTCAGCTGCTGGGCGCCATAAAGCCTTTTCCACCTGTGCCTCTcacctcactgttgtggtcttcTTCTATGCAGCCAGTACCTTCATCTCTGCCTGCCCAAAGGCAACCTCAGCTTTTGACACCAACAAGCTGGTGTCTGTACTCTATGCTGTCCTTGTACCCCTGCTCAACCCTATCATTTACTGCTTGCGCAACCAAGAGGTAAAGAGAGCCTTACGCCGTACTCTGCACCTATACCAGGGCCGTGATACTAAGCCTGGGAAAGCTAGCAGAGTTGGGTAG